The following are from one region of the Paracoccus sp. S3-43 genome:
- the mepA gene encoding penicillin-insensitive murein endopeptidase, translating to MIRKFLTAAAIVAGLVMPASADPLAKDVFGGFRTAAPGPAVSIGFYSRGCGQGFVQLPETGPSWQAMRLSRNRNWGHPELVSFLIGLSQAAQQAGWRGLYIGDMSQPRGGPMTSGHASHQIGLDADIWMLPPSSLNLSPQQRENISSQSIADRRGIGLTTVWNGGHMAILRAAARDPRVERILVDPVAKVAMCQAERGDRSWLRKIRPIDAHNYHFHVRLACPRGSICDRQPAPPPGDGCAEAAEWIRNRIDPSRVDPTPPDPDYRHPRTFRLSELPRECRSVAGAP from the coding sequence GTGATCCGCAAGTTCCTGACCGCCGCCGCCATCGTGGCGGGCCTTGTCATGCCCGCATCCGCCGACCCGCTGGCCAAGGATGTCTTCGGCGGCTTCCGCACCGCCGCGCCGGGCCCTGCCGTGTCCATCGGCTTTTATTCCAGGGGCTGCGGACAAGGCTTCGTGCAACTGCCCGAAACCGGGCCAAGCTGGCAGGCGATGCGCCTGTCGCGCAACCGCAACTGGGGCCATCCCGAACTGGTCAGCTTCCTGATCGGCCTGTCGCAGGCCGCGCAGCAGGCAGGCTGGCGCGGCCTTTACATCGGCGACATGAGCCAGCCGCGCGGCGGGCCGATGACCTCGGGGCATGCCAGCCACCAGATCGGGCTGGACGCCGATATCTGGATGCTGCCGCCGTCCTCGCTGAACCTGTCGCCGCAGCAGCGCGAGAACATCTCGTCGCAGTCGATCGCCGACCGGCGCGGGATCGGGCTGACGACTGTCTGGAACGGCGGGCACATGGCGATCCTGCGCGCCGCCGCCCGCGATCCGCGCGTCGAACGGATCCTGGTCGATCCGGTGGCCAAGGTCGCCATGTGCCAGGCCGAACGCGGCGACCGCAGCTGGCTGCGCAAGATCCGGCCGATCGACGCCCACAACTATCACTTCCACGTCCGGCTGGCCTGTCCGCGCGGCTCGATCTGCGACCGCCAGCCCGCCCCGCCGCCGGGCGACGGCTGCGCCGAGGCCGCCGAGTGGATCCGGAACCGGATCGACCCCAGCCGGGTCGATCCGACGCCGCCCGATCCCGATTACCGCCACCCCCGGACCTTCCGGCTCAGCGAACTGCCCAGGGAATGCCGCTCTGTCGCCGGCGCGCCCTAG
- a CDS encoding MFS transporter, with protein MDRKRIWGWWFFDWASQPFHTLLLTFVFSVYFAEVAQRHFLQVSGDLRLAGAQAQALWGYGLSVTGIVIALCAPILGAIADTSGRRMPWIWFFSVLYVAGSAGLWGLMPQQPALVQAVVLFGIGLIGVEFATIFTNALLPGLAPRDEIGRLSGSGYAFGYLGGVVSLAVMLALFQETPSGKTLIGIDPLFGLDPAAREGTRFVGPFVAIWYIVFMIPFFLWVREPRGPRQPIRIGAAMRELWALIRSLRHRHSLAAWLVSSMLSRDALNALYGFGGVYAGTVLGWPVFLAGVFGVVSAISAAIVSWAGGRADRAWGPKPVIIATTLILTGVCLVVVGMDRQTLFGMAVPSNPVFGRFYVPDLVFFACGALIGGAGGALQAASRTLMVRHTTEARATEGFGLYALSGKATAFLAPLAIAVVTDATGNQRIGISPLILLFIVSLVLLVWVKPEGEVEQ; from the coding sequence ATGGACCGCAAACGGATCTGGGGCTGGTGGTTCTTCGACTGGGCCAGCCAGCCTTTTCATACGCTTCTGCTGACCTTCGTCTTCTCGGTCTATTTCGCCGAGGTGGCGCAGCGCCATTTCCTGCAAGTCAGCGGCGACCTGCGGCTGGCGGGCGCGCAGGCGCAGGCGCTGTGGGGCTATGGCCTGTCGGTGACGGGCATCGTCATCGCCCTCTGCGCGCCGATCCTGGGGGCCATCGCCGACACCTCCGGGCGGCGGATGCCCTGGATCTGGTTCTTCTCGGTCCTCTATGTCGCGGGGTCGGCGGGGCTGTGGGGGCTGATGCCGCAGCAACCCGCCCTGGTGCAGGCGGTGGTGCTGTTCGGCATCGGCCTGATCGGGGTCGAATTCGCCACCATCTTCACCAACGCCCTGCTGCCCGGCCTTGCCCCGCGGGACGAGATCGGGCGCCTGTCCGGGTCGGGCTATGCCTTCGGCTATCTGGGGGGCGTGGTGTCGCTGGCGGTGATGCTGGCGCTGTTCCAGGAAACGCCCTCGGGCAAGACGCTGATCGGCATCGACCCGCTGTTCGGCCTGGACCCGGCGGCGCGGGAAGGCACGCGCTTCGTCGGTCCCTTCGTGGCGATCTGGTATATCGTCTTCATGATCCCCTTCTTCCTGTGGGTGCGCGAGCCGCGCGGCCCACGCCAGCCCATCCGCATCGGCGCCGCGATGCGCGAGCTGTGGGCGCTGATCCGCAGCCTGCGCCACCGCCACAGCCTCGCGGCCTGGCTGGTGTCGTCGATGCTGTCGCGCGACGCGCTGAACGCGCTCTATGGATTCGGCGGCGTCTATGCCGGGACGGTGCTGGGCTGGCCGGTGTTCCTGGCGGGCGTCTTCGGGGTGGTCAGCGCGATTTCGGCCGCCATCGTCAGTTGGGCAGGCGGGCGCGCCGACCGGGCCTGGGGGCCGAAGCCCGTCATCATCGCCACCACGCTGATCCTGACCGGCGTCTGCCTGGTGGTGGTCGGCATGGACCGGCAGACGCTGTTCGGCATGGCGGTGCCGTCGAATCCGGTCTTCGGGCGGTTCTATGTCCCGGATCTGGTGTTCTTCGCCTGCGGCGCGCTGATCGGCGGGGCGGGCGGCGCGTTGCAGGCCGCCAGCCGCACCCTGATGGTCCGCCACACGACCGAGGCCCGCGCGACCGAGGGTTTCGGCCTTTACGCCCTGTCCGGCAAGGCCACCGCCTTCCTGGCGCCGCTGGCGATCGCGGTCGTCACCGATGCCACCGGCAACCAGCGGATCGGCATATCCCCGCTGATCCTGCTGTTCATCGTCTCGCTGGTTCTGCTAGTCTGGGTCAAACCCGAGGGAGAGGTCGAGCAGTGA
- a CDS encoding acyl-CoA thioesterase, producing the protein MYPLLRFAKEIVKFRNAPRLGVTDVHVSTHLCWPWDLDPWIELNNGRTLTLYDLGRIPMAQRSGLIPILRGRKWGITVAGSSVRYRRRIRAFDRFTMFSRVAGWDHRFIYMDQSMWKGPECCNQVLIRSAVTSARGIVPPSEVMAALGASPDSPPLPGWIAAWAEADALRPWPPEIPPDAKAHLPA; encoded by the coding sequence ATGTATCCCTTGCTCCGCTTCGCGAAAGAGATAGTCAAGTTCCGCAACGCCCCGCGCCTGGGCGTGACCGACGTTCATGTCTCGACCCATCTCTGCTGGCCCTGGGATCTGGATCCCTGGATCGAGCTGAACAACGGCCGCACCCTGACGCTCTATGATCTGGGCCGCATCCCGATGGCGCAGCGCAGCGGGCTGATCCCGATCCTGCGCGGTCGGAAATGGGGCATCACCGTGGCGGGCAGTTCGGTCCGCTATCGCCGCCGCATCCGCGCCTTCGACCGCTTCACGATGTTTTCGCGCGTGGCGGGCTGGGACCACCGCTTCATCTATATGGACCAGTCGATGTGGAAGGGGCCCGAGTGCTGCAACCAGGTGCTGATCCGCTCGGCCGTCACCTCGGCCAGGGGCATCGTCCCCCCGTCCGAGGTCATGGCGGCGCTTGGCGCATCGCCCGACAGCCCGCCCCTGCCCGGCTGGATCGCCGCCTGGGCCGAGGCCGACGCGCTGCGCCCCTGGCCGCCCGAGATCCCGCCTGACGCAAAAGCGCACTTGCCAGCCTGA
- a CDS encoding YggT family protein produces the protein MGTLYEALQLILQVVWFVMIVHIIMSWLINFQVLNLRQPLIAQIWEGLNRLLEPLYRPIRNMLPNTGGLDLAPLVVFIAIIILQRALANNAGFFYGM, from the coding sequence ATGGGAACGCTTTACGAGGCCTTGCAACTGATCCTGCAAGTAGTGTGGTTCGTGATGATCGTCCACATCATCATGTCCTGGCTGATCAATTTCCAGGTTCTGAACCTGCGCCAGCCCCTGATCGCGCAGATCTGGGAGGGGCTGAACCGGCTGCTGGAGCCGCTGTATCGCCCGATCCGCAACATGCTGCCCAATACCGGCGGGCTGGATCTGGCGCCACTGGTCGTTTTCATCGCCATCATCATCCTGCAACGCGCGCTCGCCAATAATGCGGGCTTCTTCTACGGGATGTGA